A section of the Clostridium omnivorum genome encodes:
- the wecB gene encoding non-hydrolyzing UDP-N-acetylglucosamine 2-epimerase encodes MNKVKVITIFGTRPEAVKMAPLVKELESREEIESKVCVTAQHREMLDQVLELFNITPDFDLNIMKTKQTLTGITTRVLEGLEEIFEEEKPDIILVHGDTTTTFTGALAAFYKQIKVGHVEAGLRTFDKYFPFPEEMNRKLTGAIADMHFAPTKGSKENLLREGVQEENIFITGNTVIDAMKYTVKGNYVFSTDELNKIDFNKKVIMVTAHRRENWGQGIDNICKALKNIVEQNEDVELIYLVHLNPIVKDVVYEHLGNLERVHLLPPLDTKETHNLMNKCYMIMTDSGGLQEEAPHLGKPVLVLRDVTERPEAVEVGTVKLVGTDIELITTEANKLIRDEEAYNSMSKAINPYGDGKASERIVNAILYNFGHKAERGKEFHID; translated from the coding sequence ATGAATAAAGTAAAAGTTATTACAATTTTTGGTACTAGGCCCGAGGCTGTAAAAATGGCTCCACTAGTAAAGGAACTTGAGAGTAGAGAAGAAATTGAATCAAAAGTGTGTGTTACAGCGCAGCATAGGGAAATGTTAGATCAAGTTTTGGAGCTTTTTAACATTACTCCGGATTTTGATTTAAATATTATGAAAACAAAACAAACCTTAACTGGCATTACTACAAGGGTACTTGAAGGACTTGAAGAAATTTTTGAGGAAGAAAAACCAGATATAATATTGGTGCATGGCGATACAACAACGACTTTTACAGGGGCTCTTGCAGCTTTTTATAAGCAGATAAAAGTTGGCCATGTGGAAGCAGGACTTAGAACTTTTGATAAATATTTTCCTTTCCCCGAGGAAATGAACAGAAAGCTTACAGGGGCTATTGCTGACATGCATTTTGCACCAACAAAAGGTTCTAAAGAAAATCTTTTGAGAGAGGGAGTTCAAGAGGAAAATATTTTTATTACAGGAAATACAGTAATAGATGCAATGAAATATACAGTTAAAGGTAACTATGTATTTAGTACTGATGAACTTAATAAAATCGATTTCAATAAAAAGGTAATAATGGTTACCGCACATAGAAGAGAAAATTGGGGTCAAGGAATTGATAACATATGTAAAGCACTAAAGAATATTGTTGAACAAAATGAAGATGTGGAGTTAATTTATCTTGTACATTTAAATCCAATAGTAAAGGATGTGGTTTATGAACATTTAGGAAATCTTGAAAGGGTTCATTTGTTGCCTCCACTTGATACTAAAGAAACACATAATCTTATGAATAAATGTTATATGATTATGACTGATTCTGGCGGACTACAGGAAGAGGCACCACACTTAGGAAAACCTGTTTTGGTTTTAAGAGATGTAACTGAAAGACCAGAAGCAGTTGAAGTGGGAACAGTTAAATTAGTAGGGACAGACATTGAACTTATAACTACAGAGGCAAATAAGCTTATAAGAGATGAAGAAGCATACAATAGTATGAGTAAGGCTATTAATCCTTATGGTGATGGAAAAGCCTCTGAAAGAATAGTTAATGCAATACTTTATAATTTTGGACATAAAGCTGAGAGAGGGAAGGAATTTCATATAGATTAA
- a CDS encoding MraY family glycosyltransferase — MDSLIMLFLVSMVLSFGFTPIVRKLAFKVNAVSVPKDERRIHTKAMPLMGGLAIYGAFLLTLIFKKGSITTHQLGIIAGTTIIVIEGIVDDIKVLKPWQKLIFQFAAALCLLFSGIKINYITNPFDKTDLSLGIGFLSYPLTILWVIGITNALNLIDGLDGLAAGIGLISAITIFVISILFNRTEAAILTAILSGAILGFLPYNFNPASIFMGETGAALLGFLLAAISMEGAIKSAAAFAITVPILALGLPIYDTLFAMIRRKVNGKPIMEGDRGHLHHRLLDMGLTQRQAVIIMYLISAILGGIAIIAMQIDTVRSYFLFVTVILFIVIIAWKAGFFKRKD; from the coding sequence ATGGATAGTTTAATAATGTTATTTTTGGTTTCAATGGTGTTGTCCTTTGGATTTACTCCAATTGTAAGGAAACTTGCGTTTAAAGTTAATGCAGTCAGTGTTCCAAAGGATGAAAGAAGGATACATACTAAGGCAATGCCTTTGATGGGCGGTCTTGCTATTTATGGAGCCTTTTTATTAACATTGATATTTAAAAAAGGAAGTATAACAACACATCAATTAGGGATTATAGCAGGAACCACAATTATAGTAATTGAAGGAATTGTTGACGATATTAAAGTACTTAAACCATGGCAGAAGTTAATATTTCAATTTGCAGCGGCACTCTGCCTTTTGTTTTCCGGTATAAAAATAAATTATATTACTAATCCTTTTGATAAAACTGATTTATCGCTTGGAATAGGATTTCTATCATATCCGTTAACAATACTTTGGGTTATTGGTATTACTAATGCTTTAAATCTTATAGATGGCTTAGATGGTTTAGCTGCAGGTATAGGATTAATATCAGCTATAACTATATTTGTTATTTCCATATTATTTAATAGGACTGAAGCAGCTATTTTGACTGCTATTCTATCTGGAGCTATACTGGGATTTCTACCCTATAATTTTAATCCTGCATCTATATTTATGGGTGAAACAGGAGCTGCACTTTTAGGATTTTTACTTGCTGCAATTTCTATGGAAGGAGCAATTAAATCTGCGGCTGCTTTTGCAATAACTGTTCCTATTTTAGCATTAGGGCTTCCTATATATGATACACTGTTTGCTATGATAAGAAGAAAGGTAAATGGAAAGCCTATAATGGAAGGTGATAGAGGGCATTTGCATCATAGACTTCTAGACATGGGATTAACTCAAAGGCAGGCAGTAATTATAATGTATTTAATAAGTGCAATACTTGGCGGTATAGCTATAATTGCAATGCAAATAGATACTGTAAGATCTTACTTTTTATTTGTAACTGTAATACTCTTTATCGTTATAATAGCTTGGAAAGCTGGATTCTTTAAACGAAAGGATTAA
- a CDS encoding deoxycytidylate deaminase translates to MERIDKHNYYLDICETVLERGTCLRRNFAAIIVKHDEIIATGYTGAPRGRKNCSDLGYCRREELNIPRGTRYELCRSVHAEQNAIISARRQDMLNATMYLVGKEQNSGEYVHNAAPCSLCKRFIINSGIEKVIIRDTKKDYRTVLVSDWIEEDDSLEGDCTY, encoded by the coding sequence ATGGAAAGAATTGATAAACATAATTATTATCTTGATATATGTGAAACAGTACTTGAAAGAGGAACTTGTCTTAGAAGAAATTTTGCAGCAATTATAGTAAAACATGATGAAATAATCGCCACTGGTTATACAGGTGCCCCAAGAGGAAGAAAAAATTGCAGCGATTTAGGGTACTGCAGAAGAGAAGAATTAAATATACCTAGGGGTACAAGATATGAATTATGCAGATCAGTGCATGCTGAGCAAAATGCAATAATATCTGCCAGGAGGCAGGATATGCTAAACGCTACAATGTATCTAGTTGGAAAGGAACAAAATTCTGGTGAATATGTACACAACGCAGCACCATGTTCTCTTTGTAAAAGGTTTATTATCAACTCCGGTATAGAGAAAGTAATAATTAGAGATACCAAAAAAGATTATAGGACAGTTTTAGTATCTGATTGGATAGAAGAAGATGATTCCTTAGAGGGAGACTGCACTTACTAG
- the upp gene encoding uracil phosphoribosyltransferase — MSKLTQIAHPLILHKLAFIRDKNTGSKDFRELVEEVAMLMAYEVTRDMQIEEVEIETPICTTKCKMLAGKKMAIVPILRAGLGMVDGMLKLIPAAKVGHIGLYRDEVTLKPVEYFCKLPQDIGERDVIVTDPMLATGGSAVDAIELLKRKGAKNIKLMCLIAAPEGIKAVMDAHPDVDIYTASVDERLNENGYIVPGLGDAGDRLFGTK; from the coding sequence ATGAGTAAATTAACACAAATAGCACATCCACTTATACTTCATAAATTGGCTTTTATTAGAGATAAAAATACAGGTTCAAAGGATTTTAGGGAATTAGTTGAAGAAGTTGCAATGCTTATGGCTTATGAAGTAACTAGAGATATGCAAATAGAAGAGGTTGAAATTGAGACTCCTATTTGTACTACAAAATGTAAAATGTTAGCTGGAAAGAAGATGGCTATAGTTCCAATATTAAGAGCTGGACTTGGAATGGTAGACGGTATGTTAAAGCTTATACCAGCTGCAAAGGTAGGACATATAGGTCTATATAGAGATGAAGTAACTTTAAAACCAGTAGAGTACTTTTGTAAATTACCTCAAGATATAGGAGAAAGAGACGTAATTGTTACAGACCCTATGCTTGCTACAGGTGGTTCAGCAGTTGACGCTATTGAACTGTTAAAGAGAAAAGGAGCTAAAAATATTAAACTTATGTGCTTAATAGCTGCTCCAGAAGGTATAAAGGCTGTTATGGATGCTCATCCTGATGTAGATATTTATACTGCATCAGTAGATGAAAGATTAAATGAGAATGGATATATAGTACCAGGTCTTGGAGATGCTGGAGATAGACTATTTGGAACAAAATAA
- the rpiB gene encoding ribose 5-phosphate isomerase B, which yields MRIALGSDHAGLELKKEIIKHLEKKGIELEDCGTYSMESCDYADFAEKVAEQVVSKKSDYGILVCGTGIGISIAANKVPGIRAALCGDTFSAHACREHNDANILSLGARVVGVGVALDIVETFLNAKFEGDRHQRRINKISAIEEKYTK from the coding sequence ATGAGAATAGCATTAGGAAGTGACCATGCAGGATTAGAGCTTAAAAAAGAGATAATTAAGCACTTGGAGAAAAAAGGAATAGAACTTGAGGATTGTGGAACTTATTCCATGGAATCCTGTGATTATGCTGATTTTGCTGAAAAGGTTGCAGAGCAAGTAGTTTCAAAGAAGTCTGATTATGGAATATTGGTGTGTGGTACAGGTATTGGAATAAGCATAGCTGCAAATAAGGTACCTGGGATAAGAGCAGCACTTTGTGGTGATACTTTCAGTGCTCATGCTTGCAGAGAGCACAATGATGCAAATATACTATCACTTGGAGCAAGGGTAGTAGGCGTTGGAGTAGCACTAGATATAGTGGAAACATTTTTAAATGCAAAATTTGAAGGCGACAGACACCAAAGAAGAATAAATAAAATATCTGCAATCGAAGAAAAGTATACTAAATAG
- a CDS encoding low molecular weight protein arginine phosphatase → MKILFVCTGNTCRSCMAEAIFNKLNTLEDVSASSAGFSIVKGSKTSKNSALLVKENLDCDISKREAVQLTKEMLEGADLVLTMTAYMRDIILGRFPNIKNKVYTLKQYVGVKGDVADPYGGDVSAYQKTFDSLKNLIDALLHKIEEDKGII, encoded by the coding sequence ATGAAGATACTTTTTGTTTGTACTGGTAATACTTGCAGAAGCTGCATGGCAGAAGCCATATTTAACAAATTAAATACACTAGAAGATGTTAGTGCCTCCTCAGCTGGTTTTTCTATTGTGAAAGGTAGTAAGACCTCTAAGAATTCAGCTTTACTTGTTAAAGAAAATTTGGATTGTGATATTTCTAAAAGAGAGGCAGTTCAGTTAACTAAGGAAATGCTGGAAGGGGCAGATTTAGTATTAACTATGACTGCTTACATGAGAGATATTATATTAGGCAGATTTCCGAATATTAAAAATAAGGTTTACACTTTAAAACAGTATGTCGGCGTAAAAGGGGATGTTGCTGATCCTTACGGCGGCGATGTTTCTGCTTATCAAAAAACTTTTGATTCTTTAAAAAATTTAATAGATGCTTTATTGCATAAAATAGAAGAAGATAAGGGTATTATATAA
- a CDS encoding L-threonylcarbamoyladenylate synthase, with amino-acid sequence METKVVILDLDNLDRTAIEDAGKVIRNGGLVAFPTETVYGLGANALDDIAVKKIFLAKGRPQDNPLIVHIADFNIEYLTTEIPEIAKRLMEKFWPGPLTLILKKSQIIPDTTSAGLNTIGIRMPSNIVARELIKAAGVPIAAPSANVSGRPSPTEVSRCIEDLEGKIEYILGGEKCDVGLESTIVDCTVEPPCVLRPGGITLEMLREVNSEIYIDPAIMKKPVGDFKPKAPGMKYRHYAPKAPLKIVQGDLQKTIAKINEIVQNYIDENKTVGIMATDETVNFYKNGIVRSLGSRNDISNIGKNLFEVLRGFDDLGVDIIISEAFEEIDFGVAVMNRLKKSAGYDIINV; translated from the coding sequence ATGGAAACAAAGGTTGTAATTTTAGATTTAGATAATTTAGATAGAACTGCAATAGAAGATGCCGGCAAAGTTATAAGAAATGGGGGCTTAGTGGCCTTTCCTACAGAAACGGTATACGGCCTTGGAGCAAATGCACTAGATGATATTGCTGTTAAGAAGATTTTTTTAGCAAAAGGAAGGCCGCAGGATAATCCTCTTATAGTTCATATTGCTGATTTCAATATAGAGTATTTAACTACTGAAATACCAGAGATTGCAAAAAGGCTTATGGAAAAGTTTTGGCCTGGACCATTAACACTAATCTTAAAAAAGTCTCAAATAATACCGGATACTACAAGTGCAGGGCTTAATACAATAGGAATTAGAATGCCTTCAAATATTGTAGCAAGGGAGCTTATAAAGGCAGCAGGAGTTCCAATAGCGGCTCCATCAGCCAATGTTTCAGGTAGACCAAGTCCTACAGAAGTGTCGAGATGTATTGAAGATTTAGAGGGAAAAATAGAGTATATATTGGGTGGAGAAAAATGTGATGTTGGCTTAGAGTCTACTATTGTAGACTGTACTGTAGAGCCTCCATGTGTTTTAAGACCAGGAGGAATTACCTTGGAAATGCTAAGGGAAGTTAATTCGGAAATTTATATAGATCCTGCAATAATGAAGAAACCAGTAGGTGATTTTAAGCCAAAAGCTCCTGGAATGAAGTATAGACACTATGCACCAAAAGCTCCACTTAAAATTGTTCAAGGAGATTTGCAAAAAACTATTGCAAAAATCAATGAAATAGTGCAAAATTATATAGACGAAAATAAAACCGTTGGAATAATGGCTACAGATGAGACAGTAAACTTTTATAAAAATGGAATAGTAAGATCCTTGGGCAGCAGAAATGACATTAGCAATATAGGTAAAAATTTATTCGAAGTTTTAAGAGGTTTTGATGATTTAGGGGTGGATATAATAATATCTGAAGCCTTTGAAGAGATTGATTTTGGTGTAGCCGTTATGAACAGACTTAAAAAATCCGCAGGCTATGATATTATTAATGTCTAA
- a CDS encoding ZIP family metal transporter, which translates to MLIIVLLGSIVSLIGTMTGASLGVIIKKPSKRLLGAIIGFAGGLMLSIVVFDLIPEAMTKWSFPATLFFCILGMITIIIIDRIVNAKKVYDNTHLKVAFMAALALMLHNFPEGVIMGCGFLAGSGLGLKMSLIIAIHDIPEGIAVSAPLMASEVKVSKILLYAFLTAFPTAIGTLIGAYIGSISQNVLSGCLAFASGIMIYVVCGEMFPESSKLWDGVTSTLGIMVGILLGLVMTNVI; encoded by the coding sequence ATGTTAATAATTGTACTGCTTGGAAGTATTGTATCACTGATTGGTACAATGACTGGTGCTTCTTTGGGGGTAATAATAAAAAAGCCATCAAAGAGGTTACTCGGAGCTATAATAGGATTTGCAGGGGGGCTTATGCTATCTATAGTAGTGTTTGACTTAATTCCAGAGGCTATGACTAAGTGGAGCTTTCCAGCCACCTTGTTTTTTTGTATACTTGGAATGATTACTATTATAATAATAGATAGGATAGTAAATGCAAAAAAAGTTTATGATAATACCCATCTAAAGGTAGCCTTTATGGCGGCACTTGCTTTGATGCTTCACAATTTTCCTGAAGGGGTAATTATGGGGTGTGGTTTTTTAGCTGGCAGCGGTCTTGGACTTAAAATGAGCCTTATAATAGCAATACACGATATACCTGAGGGGATAGCAGTGTCAGCGCCTTTAATGGCTTCAGAGGTAAAGGTTAGTAAAATATTACTATATGCATTTTTAACAGCCTTTCCGACTGCAATAGGTACTTTAATAGGAGCATACATAGGCAGTATTTCACAAAATGTATTGAGCGGGTGCTTGGCTTTTGCTTCAGGTATAATGATTTATGTAGTTTGTGGAGAGATGTTTCCAGAGTCTTCAAAGCTTTGGGATGGTGTAACTAGTACGCTTGGAATTATGGTAGGTATTCTCTTAGGACTTGTAATGACTAATGTAATCTAA
- the prfA gene encoding peptide chain release factor 1: MILERLNFIENKYEELSIKISDPSVMADQKEWQKLCKEHAELEILVGKYKAFKKANSDLEANKEMLQMEDDREMREMIQEEIKQLTEDIANLEQEMKILLLPKDPNDDKNVFIEIRGGAGGEEAALFAANLFRMYTRYAERHRWKIELMSANETDIGGFKEVVFMVRGESTYSKLKYESGVHRVQRVPDTESSGRIHTSTATVAVLPEVDEVDVDINPNDIRIDVFRASGHGGQCVNTTDSAVRITHLPTGLVVSCQDEKSQLKNKEKAMKVLMARLYEKAQAERSAGIAEDRKSQVGTGDRSERIRTYNYPQGRVTDHRIGLTLYKLDSFLDGDIDEMLHGLITADQAEKMKAMGNND, translated from the coding sequence ATGATATTAGAACGTCTAAATTTCATTGAAAATAAATATGAAGAGCTTTCTATAAAGATAAGTGATCCTTCAGTTATGGCTGACCAAAAGGAATGGCAGAAACTTTGTAAGGAACATGCTGAACTTGAAATATTAGTAGGTAAATATAAAGCTTTCAAAAAGGCTAATTCTGATCTTGAAGCAAACAAAGAAATGCTTCAAATGGAAGATGACAGAGAGATGAGAGAAATGATCCAAGAGGAAATAAAGCAACTTACTGAAGATATTGCAAACTTGGAGCAAGAAATGAAAATACTTCTTCTTCCTAAGGATCCAAACGATGATAAAAACGTATTTATTGAAATTAGAGGTGGAGCTGGTGGAGAGGAAGCCGCTCTATTTGCAGCAAATCTTTTTAGAATGTATACTAGATATGCAGAAAGACATAGATGGAAAATTGAGCTTATGAGTGCTAATGAAACAGATATAGGTGGATTCAAAGAAGTTGTTTTTATGGTTAGGGGAGAATCAACTTATAGTAAGCTTAAATATGAGAGTGGAGTTCATAGAGTACAGAGGGTACCTGATACTGAATCCAGTGGTAGAATTCACACTTCCACTGCTACAGTAGCAGTGCTTCCGGAAGTTGACGAGGTAGATGTAGACATCAATCCTAATGACATAAGAATTGATGTGTTTAGAGCATCCGGTCACGGTGGACAGTGTGTAAACACTACAGACTCAGCTGTAAGAATAACTCACTTACCAACTGGTCTTGTTGTATCCTGTCAAGATGAAAAGTCTCAGCTTAAAAATAAAGAAAAAGCTATGAAAGTTCTTATGGCAAGACTTTATGAAAAGGCACAAGCTGAAAGAAGTGCAGGTATAGCTGAAGATAGAAAGAGCCAAGTAGGTACTGGTGATAGAAGTGAAAGAATTAGAACTTATAACTATCCACAAGGAAGAGTTACAGATCATAGAATAGGATTAACCCTTTATAAACTCGATTCTTTCTTAGATGGTGATATAGATGAAATGCTTCACGGTCTTATAACAGCAGATCAAGCAGAAAAAATGAAAGCTATGGGAAATAATGATTAA
- the prmC gene encoding peptide chain release factor N(5)-glutamine methyltransferase — translation MKKIQELLKLGYDILKNENIDSYMLDTQLLLGKVLNIDRMAIITNRDFQVEEQKVKEFLNFIELRKKKMPVKYILKACEFMGFDFYVEPGVLIPRPDTEVLVEEVLREAKHHNYNKICDVCCGTGAIGISIAKLLEEVTVDCADISDSAERVTEENIKKLNVDKKVKFYKSDLLQYAMMQDKSFQVIVSNPPYIRTDVIPTLMEDVKDYEPYIALWGGEDGLEFYRKITLQSLEVLEKGGLLAFEIGHDQGEAVQSILSANGFVHIKCIKDLAENDRVVLGFLS, via the coding sequence TTGAAGAAAATACAGGAATTGTTGAAGCTGGGATATGATATTCTTAAAAATGAAAATATTGACAGCTATATGTTAGATACTCAACTTCTTCTAGGAAAAGTTTTAAATATAGATAGAATGGCAATAATTACAAATAGGGATTTTCAAGTGGAAGAACAAAAAGTGAAAGAATTTCTAAATTTCATAGAGCTAAGAAAAAAGAAAATGCCTGTCAAATATATTTTAAAAGCTTGTGAGTTTATGGGATTTGATTTTTACGTTGAACCTGGAGTACTAATCCCTAGACCTGACACAGAAGTATTGGTAGAGGAAGTATTGAGAGAGGCAAAGCACCATAATTATAATAAAATATGCGATGTGTGCTGTGGCACTGGTGCTATTGGTATTTCTATAGCTAAGCTTTTAGAGGAAGTTACAGTAGATTGTGCTGATATTTCCGACAGTGCTGAAAGGGTTACAGAAGAAAATATTAAAAAACTAAATGTGGACAAAAAAGTAAAGTTTTATAAAAGTGATCTGCTTCAATATGCTATGATGCAAGACAAGAGTTTTCAGGTTATAGTTTCAAATCCGCCATATATTAGAACAGATGTAATTCCTACATTAATGGAAGATGTGAAAGATTATGAGCCTTACATTGCTCTATGGGGTGGAGAGGATGGTTTAGAATTTTATAGAAAAATAACATTACAAAGTCTAGAGGTTTTGGAAAAGGGAGGACTATTGGCTTTTGAGATAGGCCATGACCAAGGAGAGGCAGTACAAAGCATATTAAGTGCCAATGGTTTTGTTCATATAAAATGTATCAAGGACTTAGCAGAAAATGACAGAGTAGTTCTTGGATTTCTCAGTTGA
- a CDS encoding DUF1385 domain-containing protein codes for MSKYKNVGGQAVIEGVMMRGSKGVATAVRTSNGEIVIENKDIVPYTKRNKFFGLPIIRGFISLIESLVVGIQTLNYSSEFFEDEEEPSKFDKWFESVFKDKSSDIVMAASLCISLILAIGLFFILPNISANLFKKLNVTNTIVLNIIEGVIRVLIFLVYIYAIGKMKDIYRLYQYHGAEHKTIFCYENEVELTPENAKGFGRLHPRCGTNFMFLVMIVSIILFSLTGWNSLWERILYRVILLPVVSGVTYEIIRWMGKSDSKAAKFFSYPGLMLQKLTTKEPEIDQIEVAIAALKAAEGIEVEKVIEEASIEENTGIVEAGI; via the coding sequence ATGAGCAAATATAAAAATGTAGGGGGTCAAGCCGTTATTGAAGGAGTTATGATGAGAGGTTCAAAAGGGGTAGCCACTGCAGTAAGAACTTCAAACGGTGAGATAGTAATAGAAAATAAGGATATAGTTCCTTATACCAAAAGAAATAAGTTCTTTGGATTGCCAATAATTAGAGGTTTTATTTCTTTAATAGAATCCTTAGTAGTAGGAATACAAACACTAAATTATTCATCAGAATTTTTTGAAGATGAAGAGGAGCCATCCAAGTTTGACAAATGGTTTGAGAGTGTGTTTAAAGATAAAAGCTCAGATATAGTTATGGCAGCTTCTTTGTGCATTTCTTTAATATTAGCTATAGGGTTATTTTTTATATTGCCTAATATTAGCGCAAATCTGTTTAAAAAATTAAATGTAACAAATACTATAGTACTTAATATTATTGAAGGAGTAATTAGAGTGCTGATTTTCTTAGTTTATATATACGCTATAGGAAAGATGAAAGACATTTATAGACTATATCAGTACCATGGAGCAGAGCATAAAACTATATTCTGCTATGAAAATGAAGTTGAACTTACTCCAGAAAATGCTAAAGGCTTTGGCAGATTGCATCCAAGATGTGGTACTAATTTTATGTTTTTAGTAATGATAGTAAGTATAATATTATTTTCTTTAACTGGTTGGAATTCATTATGGGAAAGAATTCTATACAGAGTTATTCTCTTGCCTGTGGTTTCGGGGGTAACTTATGAAATTATAAGATGGATGGGAAAAAGCGATAGTAAAGCAGCAAAATTCTTTTCTTATCCAGGTCTTATGCTTCAAAAGCTTACTACAAAAGAACCAGAAATTGACCAGATAGAAGTAGCAATTGCAGCACTTAAAGCTGCTGAGGGAATAGAAGTAGAAAAGGTAATTGAGGAGGCAAGCATTGAAGAAAATACAGGAATTGTTGAAGCTGGGATATGA
- a CDS encoding thymidine kinase has protein sequence MSKLYFRYGAMNCGKSTNLLQVAHNYEERGMKIIIIKPKTDTKGGNKVVSRLGVTREVDLLIDEKQDIFKEVQKWISEKEAIDCILVDEAQFFKKEHIDELFYVAVKLDIPVICYGLRTDFQMNGFEGSSRLLLLAHSIEELKNICQCGKKALLNGRMINGRYVFEGKQVAIDKEDNVEYHALCPKCYIQFKEEYEKER, from the coding sequence ATGAGCAAACTTTATTTTAGATATGGAGCTATGAATTGTGGAAAGTCAACTAATTTACTTCAGGTAGCACATAATTATGAAGAAAGAGGCATGAAAATAATTATTATTAAACCTAAAACAGATACAAAAGGTGGAAATAAGGTTGTTTCAAGACTTGGTGTCACTAGAGAAGTAGATTTATTAATAGATGAAAAACAGGATATTTTTAAAGAAGTTCAAAAGTGGATTTCTGAAAAAGAAGCTATAGACTGTATATTAGTAGACGAAGCTCAGTTCTTTAAAAAAGAGCATATAGATGAATTGTTTTATGTTGCTGTTAAGTTAGATATACCGGTAATATGCTATGGACTGCGTACTGATTTTCAAATGAACGGGTTTGAAGGAAGTTCCAGATTGCTGCTCTTAGCTCATAGTATTGAAGAGTTAAAAAATATATGTCAGTGCGGTAAAAAGGCGCTATTAAATGGTAGAATGATAAATGGAAGGTACGTTTTTGAAGGAAAACAAGTTGCAATAGATAAAGAGGACAATGTAGAATATCATGCTCTATGTCCAAAATGCTACATTCAATTTAAGGAAGAGTATGAAAAAGAAAGATAA
- the rpmE gene encoding 50S ribosomal protein L31 — protein sequence MREGIHPEYHNDAVVKCACGNTFTTGSVNKELKVEICSKCHPFFTGRQKIVDVGGRVEKFRKKFNLQEEE from the coding sequence ATGAGAGAAGGCATACATCCAGAATACCACAATGATGCTGTGGTAAAGTGTGCATGTGGAAATACTTTTACAACTGGTTCAGTTAACAAAGAACTAAAAGTAGAAATATGCTCTAAATGCCACCCATTCTTCACTGGCCGTCAAAAGATAGTTGACGTTGGCGGAAGAGTTGAGAAGTTCAGAAAGAAGTTCAACCTACAAGAAGAAGAATAA